TTGCGGCTGCGCAGCGTCCCGTCATCGTGAGCGGCGGCGGCGTGCATGTGTCGCAGGCGTCGCAGGCGCTGACCGACTTTGCCGACGCCATGAGCGTTCCGCTCGCCACAACGAACATGGGCAAGGGCGCGATGCCCGATACCCATGAGCTGGCGCTCGGCGTGATCGCCAACTGCCTGGGACCCAACGGTTCTGGCCGGTACCTCAAGCCGTTCATCAGCGAGGCGGACGTCGTTCTCCTGGTGGGCAATCGCACGAACCAGAACGGAACCGACAGCTGGGCGCTGTACCCAAAAAACGCGACATACATCCACCTGGACATCGATCCGCAGGAAATCGGCCGCAACTACGAGGCGCAGGTGCGGCTCGTCGGCGATGCCAAGGCCTCCCTGGAGGCCATGCTGCACCTGGCACGCGCCGCCGATACCAGCGCGCGCAAGGCGGCCCGCAAGGACGTGATTGCGGCCATCTCGCGGGGCCGCGACCGCCACCAGAGCGAGGTGGCGCCGTTGCTTCAAAGCATCGATACGCCCATCCGACCTGAACGGATCATGGCCGAACTGGATGCCTTGCTGACCGAAGACGACACGGTCGTGGCGGACGCCAGCTACTCCACCCTGTGGGTCACCAACTACCTCAAGGTGCGCAAGTGCGGCCAGCGGTTTCTCACGCCCCGCGGCCTGGCCGGACTGGGCTGGGGCATGCCCATGGCCATGGGCGCCCGCGTCGCCAATGAACGCGGCACCACCTACTGCCTGGTCGGCGATGGCGGGTTTGGTCACGTCTGGTCCGAGATGGAGACTGCGGCGCGCATGGGCATCAAGGTGGTCACCATTCTCATCAACAACGGCATCCTCGGTTATCAAAAGCACGCCGAGTGCCTGAAGTACGGCTCGCACACGTCGGCAGTCCACTTTTCCGCCGTCGACCATGCCGCCGTGGCACGCGCCGCAGGGCTGAATGGCGTACGAATCACCGACCCAGCCAGGATCCGCGAAGCCATCGAGCAGGCGGCGCAAAGCAGCACCGGCACGCTGATCGAAGTGATGTGCTCGGATCAGGCGTATCCGCCGATCACGTTCTACACGCCCGACGCCCAGGTCTGAGACTTCAACCGCGATGAATGAGGTGATGCATGAGTAAAGTCGCATTGGTCACGGGCGCCGCCAGTGGCATCGGATTCGCCACCGGCGTCGAATTGCTGAAGGCGGGCCACACCGTGTACTTCACGGATCGCAACCCCACGGATCTCCAACGGGTAGACGCAGCGCTCCGGGAGCGGGCCAAGGCCGTGATCCTTGACCTGAACAGTCTGGCGGACATGCAGAAGGCGACCGGAGACATCCTGGCCCGTCACGGCAGCATCGACATCCTGGTCAACAACGCCGGCATCTCCATCAGGGGCGCGGATGGCAAGCCACAAAGCCTGCTGGACGCCACCGAAGCGCAGTTCTTCGACATCATGCGCGTCAACTCCCTGGCGCTGATGCAGATGACGCAACTGGTGCTGCCCGGAATGATGGAGAAGCGGTGGGGCCGCATCGTGAACGTGGCCTCGCTGGCCGGCCGAAGCAAGTCCATCGTTTCGGGCCCGCTGTACATGATGAGCAAATCGTCTGTACTCGGACTCACGCGCGCCACCGCCGCGGAAATGGGTCCGTACGGGGTCACCTGCAATGCCGTGGCGCCGGGCCGGGTGCTATCAGCCATGACCGAGAACGCCGCGCCAGGCGTCAACGACGGCTATGCCTCCCAGATTCCCGTGCGCCGCATCGGCGAGCCCATCGACATTGCCAGCGGCATCGCCTACCTGTGTAGCGAGCACGCCGGATTCACCAATGGTGCGGTCATCGACATCAACGGCGGCTTTTTCATGAGTTGACCCATCGGGGCCGGTCGGCAGGTTCGACGGCCCCGCCATTTCAAACCATGCT
The DNA window shown above is from Achromobacter spanius and carries:
- a CDS encoding acetolactate synthase catalytic subunit; translation: MNSPLTKAGFSKQETVAHVIANALKKHGITHFFGQSLPSMFVLAAEQIGIKQVSYRTENAGGYMADAYARMSNTPAVVTAQNGPAAALLVAPLAEAQKVSIPVIALVQDVNRDQHDKNAFQDLNHIAMFESVCKWVRRVDLATRVEDYIDQAFVAATSGRPGPVALLLPADLLQEPAVPAPFKRSVSLGRFPLDRPVANPDAMAQAVALLAAAQRPVIVSGGGVHVSQASQALTDFADAMSVPLATTNMGKGAMPDTHELALGVIANCLGPNGSGRYLKPFISEADVVLLVGNRTNQNGTDSWALYPKNATYIHLDIDPQEIGRNYEAQVRLVGDAKASLEAMLHLARAADTSARKAARKDVIAAISRGRDRHQSEVAPLLQSIDTPIRPERIMAELDALLTEDDTVVADASYSTLWVTNYLKVRKCGQRFLTPRGLAGLGWGMPMAMGARVANERGTTYCLVGDGGFGHVWSEMETAARMGIKVVTILINNGILGYQKHAECLKYGSHTSAVHFSAVDHAAVARAAGLNGVRITDPARIREAIEQAAQSSTGTLIEVMCSDQAYPPITFYTPDAQV
- a CDS encoding SDR family oxidoreductase encodes the protein MSKVALVTGAASGIGFATGVELLKAGHTVYFTDRNPTDLQRVDAALRERAKAVILDLNSLADMQKATGDILARHGSIDILVNNAGISIRGADGKPQSLLDATEAQFFDIMRVNSLALMQMTQLVLPGMMEKRWGRIVNVASLAGRSKSIVSGPLYMMSKSSVLGLTRATAAEMGPYGVTCNAVAPGRVLSAMTENAAPGVNDGYASQIPVRRIGEPIDIASGIAYLCSEHAGFTNGAVIDINGGFFMS